Proteins found in one Halobaculum sp. MBLA0147 genomic segment:
- a CDS encoding ATP-binding cassette domain-containing protein, with protein MAAIETDDLRKEYGEVTALDDLDLVVETGEVFGFLGPNGAGKSTAISVLLGYVAPTAGTATVLGSDVTEHPAAVRAETGVLPENVGVYDRLTAREHVASAVRIQDATEEPATLLDRVGLARDAWDRPAGEFSTGMTQRLALATALVGDPDLLVLDEPQAGLDPNGRAAVRDLVREEARAGTTVFFSSHVVSEVATVADRVGVMRAGELVAADGVDTLRERLGGETVVAAELVDPAVDLGAVRNTSGVTAVDAVDGSTGPGTETETETDTETLEDAHVAVTCGTARTKARVVAQLEETAGVADFRVETGSLEASFATLTEGARAGERTADAVDETGGGGDPTDETGGTDDATSEVASDEVASATVAAGTEVSS; from the coding sequence ATGGCAGCGATCGAGACGGACGACCTACGGAAGGAGTACGGGGAGGTGACCGCACTCGACGATCTCGACCTCGTCGTCGAGACCGGCGAAGTGTTCGGGTTCCTCGGTCCGAACGGCGCCGGGAAGTCGACGGCGATCAGCGTGTTGCTGGGCTACGTCGCTCCGACGGCCGGGACGGCGACGGTCCTCGGCTCCGACGTGACCGAGCACCCCGCGGCGGTGCGCGCCGAGACGGGAGTGCTCCCGGAGAACGTCGGCGTGTACGACCGACTCACGGCACGCGAACACGTCGCCTCGGCGGTCCGGATACAGGACGCGACCGAGGAGCCGGCGACACTGTTGGACCGCGTCGGTCTCGCTCGCGACGCGTGGGATCGGCCCGCGGGCGAGTTCTCGACGGGGATGACACAGCGACTCGCGCTGGCGACGGCACTGGTCGGTGACCCGGACCTGCTCGTGTTGGACGAGCCACAGGCCGGGCTCGACCCGAACGGTCGAGCGGCGGTGCGCGACCTCGTCCGCGAGGAGGCGCGAGCCGGGACGACCGTCTTCTTCTCGTCGCACGTCGTCTCGGAGGTGGCGACCGTCGCGGACCGCGTGGGCGTGATGCGTGCCGGCGAGTTGGTCGCGGCAGACGGCGTCGACACACTCCGAGAGAGACTCGGCGGCGAGACCGTCGTCGCGGCGGAACTCGTCGACCCCGCCGTCGACCTCGGCGCGGTTCGGAACACGTCGGGTGTCACCGCGGTCGACGCCGTCGACGGCTCCACGGGACCGGGAACGGAGACGGAGACGGAGACCGACACGGAGACACTCGAGGACGCGCACGTCGCCGTCACCTGCGGGACGGCGCGTACGAAGGCCCGCGTCGTCGCGCAGCTGGAGGAGACCGCCGGCGTCGCGGACTTCCGCGTCGAGACGGGCAGCCTGGAGGCGTCGTTCGCCACGCTCACCGAGGGCGCACGAGCCGGCGAGCGCACCGCCGACGCGGTGGACGAGACGGGTGGTGGTGGAGACCCGACCGACGAGACGGGTGGGACGGACGACGCGACGAGTGAGGTGGCGAGCGACGAGGTGGCGAGCGCAACTGTCGCGGCTGGAACGGAGGTGTCGTCGTGA
- a CDS encoding ABC transporter permease subunit, protein MTTLRAVGGVIRQDLADARRSRLLQAVLGLYVLFVGLLFAGVGLTAGQTVLAAVRITVLLGFLFVPLVALLAGYLAVAGERESGTLRLLLGYGLERKTVVLGKYLSRVGLVSAGLVAAFVVAGAVAVVPGLYPEPRLATVATFGGLTVAFAAAYVAVAVAVSTVAESRRAATTRTLVVYFVFTLFWSRAGPTTVPQLVGGVLDHLTGSPPSGWVWNVFLAASPAEAYFQALTLLPGDALVSGTALRPITLVGILLAWIVLPTALAALQFERVDVD, encoded by the coding sequence GTGACGACCCTGCGTGCGGTCGGTGGTGTGATCCGACAGGATCTCGCGGACGCCCGTCGATCCCGGCTGCTCCAGGCGGTGTTGGGGCTGTACGTGCTGTTCGTCGGGCTCCTCTTCGCTGGCGTCGGACTCACGGCGGGGCAGACGGTCCTCGCGGCCGTCCGGATCACGGTGCTGTTGGGGTTCCTGTTCGTCCCACTGGTCGCGCTGTTGGCCGGCTACCTGGCGGTGGCGGGCGAGCGCGAGTCCGGGACGCTCAGACTGCTGCTCGGTTACGGGCTCGAACGGAAGACGGTGGTGCTCGGCAAGTACCTCTCGCGTGTCGGTCTCGTCTCTGCGGGGCTCGTCGCCGCGTTCGTGGTCGCGGGGGCGGTCGCCGTCGTCCCGGGACTGTACCCCGAGCCACGACTCGCGACGGTGGCGACGTTCGGCGGCTTGACCGTCGCGTTCGCCGCGGCGTACGTCGCCGTCGCCGTCGCAGTGTCGACGGTGGCGGAGTCACGGCGCGCGGCGACGACGCGGACGCTCGTCGTCTACTTCGTGTTCACGCTCTTCTGGTCGCGCGCGGGACCGACGACGGTCCCACAACTGGTCGGTGGCGTCCTCGACCACCTCACTGGCAGTCCCCCGTCCGGGTGGGTGTGGAACGTGTTCCTGGCCGCCAGCCCCGCGGAGGCGTACTTCCAAGCGCTGACCCTGTTGCCCGGCGACGCGCTGGTCTCCGGGACGGCGTTGCGGCCGATCACGCTGGTCGGTATCCTGCTCGCCTGGATCGTCCTCCCGACGGCACTCGCCGCTCTGCAGTTCGAGCGGGTGGACGTCGACTGA
- a CDS encoding aconitate hydratase, with translation MGQTITEKILDDHLVEGELETGEEIGIDVDQVLTQDTTGTMVWLQFEALEMDEVQTELAAQYCDHQTYQFDFKNTDDHRFLRSAAGTYGAYFSRPGNGICHQVHKENFAAPGKTLLGSDSHTPTPGGLGQLAIGAGGLDIAVAMGGGAYYVEMPEVVNVHLTGELPEWATAKDVILKLLQELTVKGGVDKVLEYTGPGAESLSVPERTTITNMGTELGATSSIFPTDEKTREWLAKFDREDEFVDLSADDDAEYADTIELDLSELEPLIAKPSMPDNVVPVSEVEGTEVDQVMVGSCTNGAYEDILPSAKMLAGERVNPTTEMIVAPGSKQASEMLARNGWTAELMAAGVNFSEATCGACIGIGHVPASDSVSLRTFNRNFEGRSGIEDDSVYLCSPEVATAAAITGEITDPRNLDMEAPGFEMGTGYSPGMGQDDPDIISPDQSVDDELIKGPNIGDVPLKDELGSDLGGEALLKMGDNITTDHITPANAEALKFRSNIPKYADFTLTRVDSTFPDRAREAESGVLVAGENYGQGSSREHAALCPMFLGIEAVLAQSFARIHHANLFNFGLVPLEIDEETYERIDQGDDVEVVDDIGAGVRSGAEEFTIRVNDDWEATATMDASEREREILAAGGKLAWTKQRHQSGSGAAPADD, from the coding sequence ATGGGACAGACGATCACGGAGAAGATCCTAGACGATCACCTCGTCGAGGGTGAACTCGAGACCGGCGAGGAGATCGGTATCGACGTCGACCAGGTGCTGACACAGGACACCACGGGGACCATGGTCTGGCTCCAGTTCGAGGCGCTGGAGATGGACGAGGTTCAGACGGAACTCGCCGCGCAGTACTGCGACCACCAGACGTACCAGTTCGACTTCAAGAACACGGACGACCACCGGTTCCTCCGCTCGGCGGCGGGGACGTACGGCGCGTACTTCTCCCGGCCCGGCAACGGGATCTGTCACCAGGTCCACAAGGAGAACTTCGCGGCACCCGGCAAGACGCTGCTCGGCTCCGACAGCCACACGCCGACCCCCGGCGGCCTCGGCCAGCTCGCCATCGGTGCGGGTGGCCTCGACATCGCCGTCGCGATGGGTGGTGGCGCCTACTACGTCGAGATGCCCGAGGTCGTCAACGTCCACCTCACCGGCGAACTGCCGGAGTGGGCGACGGCCAAGGACGTGATCCTGAAGCTGCTCCAGGAGCTCACGGTCAAGGGCGGCGTGGACAAGGTGCTGGAGTACACCGGTCCGGGCGCGGAGTCGCTGTCGGTCCCCGAGCGGACGACGATCACGAACATGGGGACGGAACTGGGTGCGACCTCCTCCATCTTCCCGACCGACGAGAAGACGAGAGAGTGGCTCGCGAAGTTCGACCGCGAGGACGAGTTCGTCGACCTCTCGGCGGACGACGACGCCGAGTACGCCGACACGATCGAACTCGACCTCTCGGAGCTGGAGCCGCTGATCGCCAAGCCGTCGATGCCGGACAACGTCGTGCCGGTCAGCGAGGTCGAGGGGACGGAGGTCGACCAGGTGATGGTCGGCTCCTGTACCAACGGCGCATACGAGGACATCCTCCCGTCGGCGAAGATGCTCGCGGGCGAGCGGGTGAACCCGACGACGGAGATGATCGTCGCACCCGGCTCGAAGCAGGCCAGCGAGATGCTCGCCCGTAACGGCTGGACGGCGGAGTTGATGGCCGCCGGAGTCAACTTCTCGGAGGCGACGTGTGGTGCCTGTATCGGCATCGGCCACGTGCCGGCTTCCGACTCCGTCTCGCTGCGAACCTTCAACCGCAACTTCGAGGGTCGCTCGGGGATCGAGGACGACTCCGTGTACCTCTGTTCGCCGGAGGTCGCCACCGCGGCGGCGATCACGGGCGAGATCACGGACCCGCGCAACCTGGACATGGAGGCGCCCGGCTTCGAGATGGGCACCGGTTACAGTCCCGGCATGGGCCAGGACGACCCGGACATCATCTCGCCGGACCAGTCCGTCGACGACGAACTCATCAAGGGGCCGAACATCGGCGACGTGCCCCTGAAGGACGAACTCGGTAGCGACCTCGGCGGCGAGGCGCTGTTGAAGATGGGCGACAACATCACGACGGACCACATCACGCCCGCCAACGCGGAGGCGCTGAAGTTCCGGTCGAACATCCCGAAGTACGCCGACTTCACGCTCACTCGGGTCGACTCGACGTTCCCGGACCGCGCTCGCGAGGCGGAGAGTGGTGTCCTGGTGGCCGGGGAGAACTACGGGCAGGGCTCCTCGCGCGAGCACGCGGCGCTGTGTCCGATGTTCCTCGGTATCGAGGCCGTGTTGGCACAGAGCTTCGCGCGGATCCACCACGCGAACCTGTTCAACTTCGGGCTCGTCCCGCTGGAGATCGACGAGGAGACGTACGAGCGGATCGACCAGGGCGACGACGTGGAGGTCGTCGACGACATCGGCGCGGGCGTCCGTTCGGGCGCCGAGGAGTTCACCATCCGCGTGAACGACGACTGGGAGGCGACGGCGACGATGGACGCCTCCGAGCGCGAACGCGAGATTCTCGCGGCCGGCGGCAAGCTCGCCTGGACGAAGCAGCGACACCAGAGCGGCAGCGGCGCGGCCCCCGCCGACGACTGA
- a CDS encoding DUF5821 family protein: MSTQADGTLVTGTFAELFAETDAERLYLLDPPEVLLRPLVESLAAFDETPPTVRVLTDETTLRRFRRDFEAAATAAGLVAADTLAVRVWANSGAVTPLLAGPDRVYVPVVLGGVDTVVAAAPADCAPSVFQFCVEAWADTDQFPLRTPPLAEVRDSLASEFGPEFRADFDAVRSTTERAHDPREFDPALVALCLGAHYERLHYDVSGWGAEIGLASKATFSRKKGHLEDLGVLTTEQVSTRTGRPRQRLLLTDEYRERVADEGIVAVIRSLLY; this comes from the coding sequence ATGTCGACACAGGCAGACGGCACACTGGTGACGGGGACGTTCGCGGAGTTGTTCGCGGAGACGGACGCAGAGCGGTTGTACCTCCTCGACCCGCCGGAGGTGTTGTTGCGGCCGTTGGTCGAGAGTCTGGCCGCCTTCGACGAGACGCCGCCGACGGTCCGGGTACTCACCGACGAGACGACGTTGCGGCGGTTCCGACGCGACTTCGAGGCGGCCGCCACCGCGGCGGGGCTCGTCGCGGCCGACACCCTCGCCGTCCGAGTGTGGGCGAACAGCGGTGCGGTGACGCCGCTGTTGGCCGGGCCGGACAGGGTGTACGTCCCGGTCGTGTTGGGCGGTGTCGACACGGTCGTCGCGGCGGCACCGGCCGACTGTGCGCCGTCCGTGTTCCAGTTCTGCGTCGAGGCGTGGGCCGACACCGACCAGTTCCCGCTGCGGACGCCGCCGCTCGCGGAGGTCCGCGACTCGCTGGCCAGCGAGTTCGGACCCGAGTTCCGGGCCGACTTCGACGCGGTGCGCTCGACGACGGAACGGGCCCACGATCCACGCGAGTTCGACCCGGCGCTCGTCGCGCTGTGTCTCGGCGCCCACTACGAGCGGCTCCACTACGACGTGAGCGGCTGGGGTGCCGAGATCGGGCTCGCCTCGAAGGCGACCTTCTCGCGCAAGAAGGGCCACCTCGAGGACCTCGGCGTGCTCACCACCGAACAGGTGTCGACGCGGACTGGTCGCCCGCGTCAACGACTCCTGCTCACGGACGAGTACCGCGAGCGTGTCGCCGACGAGGGGATCGTGGCCGTGATCAGGAGTCTGCTGTACTGA
- the hisS gene encoding histidine--tRNA ligase, producing the protein MVPEKGRNAYTALRRELDGEPLEAAWLREVIDEKGKRAAKTGVGFDAVRDQVQFVNDLTAPGLDTGLELGFRDYGRLKPRPVFERAELTTRRIEGYESPADAYRGGATRFYAGDDELLEELLTADRTLSLGDSFAATVERELAPYGYERVDALGDPVQWAAMARDGTVPDEPSVVLVPAAFRRLGTQLAGRVFDAIGRIDTYEGYARATEGLAVEDEEQVLADAPEGVAGIYMFVSGNTAESFGLGVEPVPGAVSRLGVFETTEETTMQEITSLKGFYDRYADEFASWRQVIDTVESTAREFGFREVNTPALERTELYRVKSGEELLDQTYSFEDKGGREVTLTPEQTPTRARMVQAKWQELSTPIKWYDTSKRWRYENVQRGRDREFFQTDIDVFGVESVSADAEIVACAARIYEKLGVADRVDFLLNDRRLLEAMLAAVGVENTTQVMQVVDDKEKLSTTEFHDALANVGVTGETATDVDELTAISGPLLETVEELAERAPDDEDTHEAVERMRSLADRLDAYGVADQCRLDLSIVRGLAYYTGLVFEAFDSEGELRALFGGGRYDDLVGLFGDHEVSAVGFAFGYSPTRELLEREGKLPPEEPRTDAYVAPVSESVQPEAVDVADELRREGLVVETDLSDRGLGDQLSYADGIGARLTLIVGERDLANDEVTVRDMTTGDEEQVPLGDLVAAVAERVTE; encoded by the coding sequence ATGGTCCCGGAGAAGGGACGCAACGCCTACACGGCGTTACGGCGTGAACTCGACGGCGAGCCGCTGGAGGCCGCCTGGCTGCGCGAAGTGATCGACGAGAAGGGGAAACGCGCCGCCAAGACCGGCGTCGGCTTCGACGCGGTCCGCGACCAGGTCCAGTTCGTCAACGACCTCACGGCCCCCGGTCTCGACACCGGACTGGAGTTGGGCTTCCGCGACTACGGCCGGCTGAAGCCGCGCCCCGTCTTCGAGCGAGCGGAGCTCACCACCCGCCGGATCGAGGGGTACGAGTCGCCCGCGGACGCCTACCGCGGGGGCGCGACCCGCTTCTACGCGGGGGACGACGAACTACTGGAGGAGCTGTTGACCGCCGACCGCACGCTGTCGCTGGGCGACAGCTTCGCCGCGACCGTCGAGCGCGAACTGGCCCCGTACGGCTACGAGCGGGTGGACGCGCTCGGGGACCCGGTCCAGTGGGCCGCGATGGCACGCGACGGCACCGTCCCCGACGAGCCGAGCGTCGTGTTGGTCCCGGCGGCGTTCCGGCGACTGGGCACGCAGTTGGCCGGTCGCGTCTTCGACGCGATCGGCCGGATCGACACCTACGAGGGATACGCCCGGGCGACCGAGGGGCTCGCCGTCGAGGACGAAGAGCAGGTGCTCGCGGACGCCCCCGAGGGTGTCGCGGGGATCTACATGTTCGTCTCCGGGAACACGGCGGAGTCGTTCGGCCTCGGCGTCGAGCCCGTCCCCGGTGCGGTCAGCAGACTCGGTGTCTTCGAGACGACGGAGGAGACGACGATGCAAGAGATCACGAGCCTGAAAGGCTTCTACGACCGGTACGCCGACGAGTTCGCCTCGTGGCGGCAGGTCATCGACACGGTGGAATCGACGGCGCGGGAGTTCGGCTTCCGCGAAGTGAACACGCCCGCACTCGAACGGACGGAGCTGTACCGCGTCAAGTCCGGCGAGGAACTGCTCGACCAGACGTACAGCTTCGAGGACAAGGGCGGTCGCGAGGTGACGCTCACGCCCGAGCAGACCCCCACACGTGCCCGGATGGTACAGGCGAAGTGGCAGGAGCTGTCGACGCCGATCAAGTGGTACGACACCTCCAAGCGCTGGCGCTACGAGAACGTCCAACGGGGACGCGACCGGGAGTTCTTCCAGACGGACATCGACGTCTTCGGGGTCGAGTCCGTCTCGGCGGACGCGGAGATCGTCGCCTGTGCGGCCCGGATCTACGAGAAGCTCGGCGTCGCCGACCGCGTGGACTTCCTGCTCAACGACCGGCGACTGCTGGAGGCGATGCTGGCGGCCGTCGGCGTCGAGAACACCACGCAGGTGATGCAGGTCGTCGACGACAAGGAGAAGCTGTCGACGACGGAGTTCCACGACGCGCTCGCGAACGTCGGCGTCACCGGCGAGACGGCGACGGACGTGGACGAACTCACGGCCATCTCCGGCCCGTTGCTGGAGACGGTCGAGGAGTTGGCCGAGCGCGCGCCCGACGACGAGGACACCCACGAGGCCGTCGAGCGGATGCGGTCGCTGGCCGATCGACTCGACGCCTACGGCGTCGCGGACCAGTGTCGTCTCGATCTCTCGATCGTGCGTGGGTTGGCGTACTACACCGGACTCGTCTTCGAGGCGTTCGACTCGGAGGGGGAACTCCGCGCACTGTTCGGCGGCGGCCGGTACGACGACCTCGTCGGGCTGTTCGGCGACCACGAGGTGTCGGCGGTCGGGTTCGCATTCGGCTACTCGCCGACGCGGGAGCTGCTCGAACGCGAGGGGAAGCTCCCGCCCGAGGAGCCGCGGACGGACGCGTACGTCGCCCCCGTCTCCGAGTCCGTCCAGCCGGAGGCGGTCGACGTCGCGGACGAACTGCGGCGCGAGGGGCTCGTCGTCGAGACGGACCTCTCCGACCGCGGGTTGGGCGATCAACTCTCGTACGCCGACGGGATCGGTGCCAGGCTGACGCTCATCGTCGGGGAACGAGACCTGGCGAACGACGAGGTGACCGTCCGCGACATGACGACCGGCGACGAGGAGCAGGTGCCACTCGGCGACCTCGTAGCGGCCGTGGCGGAGCGCGTGACGGAGTGA
- a CDS encoding GNAT family N-acetyltransferase → MTTPQGGAGADAPAPDGVRIREARQADLLSVYRIEKTVFPQPWPYAAFERLLDAPAFLVAERTTDEPTVDPAAADHEDGSGVVGYVVGDATPNHGRDIGHVKDIAVRPDAQGDGVGRRLLRRSLHHLASRGASVVRLEVRAGNERAQRLYSSEGFEAVRKEPRYYDDGEAAYVMALELGEWIRG, encoded by the coding sequence GTGACGACACCACAGGGGGGTGCCGGAGCGGACGCGCCCGCGCCGGACGGGGTACGGATCCGCGAGGCGCGTCAGGCGGACCTGCTGTCCGTCTACCGGATCGAGAAGACGGTGTTCCCGCAGCCGTGGCCGTACGCCGCCTTCGAGCGGTTGCTCGACGCGCCGGCGTTCCTCGTCGCCGAGCGGACCACGGACGAGCCGACGGTCGACCCCGCGGCCGCCGACCACGAGGACGGCAGCGGGGTCGTCGGCTACGTCGTCGGCGACGCCACGCCGAACCACGGGCGCGACATCGGCCACGTGAAAGACATCGCCGTCCGCCCGGACGCACAGGGGGACGGCGTCGGGCGCCGGCTGCTCCGGCGCTCGCTGCACCACCTCGCGAGCCGTGGGGCCAGCGTCGTGCGCCTGGAGGTCCGAGCCGGCAACGAGCGCGCCCAGCGGCTCTACAGCTCCGAGGGGTTCGAGGCGGTCCGGAAGGAGCCGCGGTACTACGACGACGGCGAGGCCGCCTACGTGATGGCGCTGGAGTTGGGCGAGTGGATTCGTGGGTAG
- a CDS encoding MarR family transcriptional regulator: MPLQSRTIAYTMPVRMDTHQPEIDLTPGTTKSEIVCLLYENRGLGYRPSEVRDALEIPDGTATTTLSRLVDEGYVGKTADGLYYALDERDDLGRYAAARDQTERLFRSRDADAAATPDVESVVSDAELDELTAAAEDEFDS; the protein is encoded by the coding sequence ATGCCCCTACAGTCGCGTACAATCGCGTACACGATGCCCGTCCGGATGGACACTCACCAACCCGAGATCGACCTCACACCGGGGACGACGAAGTCCGAGATCGTCTGTCTGCTGTACGAGAACCGTGGTCTCGGCTACCGGCCGTCGGAGGTCCGTGACGCGCTCGAGATCCCCGACGGGACCGCGACGACGACACTCTCGCGACTGGTCGACGAGGGCTACGTCGGGAAGACCGCGGACGGGCTCTACTACGCGTTGGACGAACGTGACGACCTCGGACGGTACGCCGCCGCACGCGACCAGACCGAGCGACTGTTCCGGAGCAGAGACGCGGACGCAGCGGCGACACCGGACGTAGAGAGCGTGGTGTCCGACGCGGAACTCGACGAACTGACGGCTGCGGCCGAAGACGAGTTCGACTCGTGA
- a CDS encoding DUF5810 domain-containing protein, with the protein MGYACPVCEAPQRDGEHLANHLAFTALLRGGDHEAWLDEHVPSWEDGDPDELAETVTDHAAAAEYDEVFEDTTEDHAEHVGGHDHQHQHGHGPAQGHGGGAGAGAGGAGGARPTPSGRGYDGSADQAAVDGVVAEARRLTAEMYGVDPDEVAEPATDEENPSDESGGDDADSGDADTDDADDADEA; encoded by the coding sequence ATGGGATACGCGTGTCCGGTGTGTGAGGCGCCACAGCGGGACGGCGAACACCTCGCGAACCACCTCGCGTTCACGGCGCTGTTGCGCGGCGGGGACCACGAGGCGTGGCTCGACGAGCACGTCCCGTCGTGGGAGGACGGCGACCCGGACGAACTCGCCGAGACGGTCACGGACCACGCGGCGGCGGCGGAGTACGACGAGGTGTTCGAGGACACGACCGAGGACCACGCCGAACACGTCGGCGGTCACGACCACCAGCACCAGCACGGACACGGCCCGGCACAGGGTCACGGGGGCGGCGCAGGCGCGGGCGCGGGCGGTGCCGGCGGCGCGCGCCCGACCCCGAGCGGTCGCGGCTACGACGGCTCCGCGGACCAGGCGGCCGTCGACGGCGTCGTCGCGGAGGCGCGCCGGCTCACGGCCGAGATGTACGGCGTCGACCCCGACGAGGTCGCGGAGCCCGCCACAGACGAGGAGAACCCGAGCGACGAGAGCGGCGGCGACGACGCCGACTCCGGTGACGCAGACACCGACGACGCCGACGACGCCGACGAGGCGTGA
- a CDS encoding DUF2891 family protein, whose translation MTTFSDLDPATLLAGTTDRLDAAAAAAVTAHPLDSVDTEYPHHAGAVEGPEGPPRPSDQHPVFFGCYDWHSAVHSHWCLVRSLRLFDHPDAGEIVATVDERLDDEGVAAEVAHLDANPSFERPYGWAWLLRLAAELALWDDPRADAWRDTLAPLETWVADHTADWLATADRPFRVGTHGNSAFAVAAALDYARVVGDESLAERCRATALEWYRGDTDAPLAYEPLGWDFVSPTLTEADLLRRVLDPPAFAGWLDDFLPTLASEPVATLPEPVGSDTSETDDDGLATHFVGLNLTRAWCLAGVADTLAAVEEAPGEAPSAGTGSSGTGGDADAPTTWPIERLRSVARDHAAAGVREAFTDDYAGAHWLSSFVCYLVSRHDGGIAPDTH comes from the coding sequence GTGACGACGTTCTCGGACCTCGATCCGGCGACCCTGCTCGCCGGCACGACCGACCGACTCGACGCGGCCGCGGCGGCGGCGGTGACCGCGCACCCACTGGACAGTGTCGACACGGAGTACCCACACCACGCCGGAGCCGTGGAGGGACCCGAGGGCCCGCCACGTCCGAGCGACCAGCACCCGGTGTTCTTCGGCTGTTACGACTGGCACTCGGCGGTCCACAGCCACTGGTGTCTCGTGCGCTCGCTGCGGCTGTTCGACCACCCGGACGCCGGGGAGATCGTCGCGACGGTCGACGAGCGACTCGACGACGAGGGTGTCGCCGCGGAGGTGGCACACCTCGACGCGAACCCGTCGTTCGAGCGGCCGTACGGCTGGGCGTGGCTGTTACGCCTCGCTGCCGAGCTCGCGCTGTGGGACGACCCACGGGCAGACGCGTGGCGGGATACCCTCGCCCCGCTGGAGACGTGGGTCGCCGACCACACCGCCGACTGGCTCGCGACCGCCGACCGGCCGTTCCGCGTCGGCACGCACGGCAACTCGGCGTTCGCCGTCGCGGCGGCGCTGGACTACGCCCGCGTCGTCGGCGACGAGTCACTCGCCGAGCGGTGTCGGGCGACCGCACTGGAGTGGTACCGCGGGGACACGGACGCACCGCTCGCGTACGAGCCGCTCGGGTGGGACTTCGTCTCCCCGACGCTGACGGAGGCGGATCTCCTCCGGCGCGTCCTCGACCCGCCGGCGTTCGCGGGGTGGCTCGACGACTTCCTCCCGACGCTCGCGAGCGAGCCGGTCGCGACCCTCCCGGAGCCGGTAGGCAGCGACACCTCGGAGACGGACGACGACGGACTGGCGACTCACTTCGTCGGGTTGAACCTCACCAGGGCGTGGTGTCTCGCCGGCGTGGCGGACACGCTCGCCGCGGTCGAGGAGGCGCCCGGCGAGGCGCCCAGCGCAGGTACGGGCAGCAGCGGCACCGGCGGCGACGCAGACGCGCCGACGACCTGGCCCATAGAGCGACTCCGCTCGGTCGCGCGCGACCACGCTGCGGCGGGCGTCCGCGAGGCGTTCACCGACGACTACGCCGGTGCGCACTGGCTCTCGTCGTTCGTCTGCTACCTCGTCTCGCGCCACGACGGCGGGATCGCTCCCGACACGCACTGA